A stretch of the Gossypium hirsutum isolate 1008001.06 chromosome D07, Gossypium_hirsutum_v2.1, whole genome shotgun sequence genome encodes the following:
- the LOC107953349 gene encoding uncharacterized protein, with amino-acid sequence MAGDSTTEFPSPSPNKRLKTSSKSIIEDEPGNHHQPEQQRQQQAADDDDSDPEICGICLSDGGRRAVRGKINSCDHFFCFVCIMEWAKVESRCPMCKRRFTIIHRPPKEGVFASQRLVNIPQRDQVYHLSGNATSGPSDPYSEVKCSMCHGMTDESLLLLCDLCDSAAHTYCVGLGATVPDGDWFCHDCALSRSEHEKTDVDTETDNHMIAANYNVQLPSEEDVSIFDIVRDSNITPLEGHNASVSSCSNHSPPSIIPRCESSGADEVSRPSRNTVGKSTESGARTLRRCRNVQSRIQVLRENWRALQNRSLSFSSRMAESGGGNCGKGKVAAVCNPGSSESQPSISTSQQSTSRDSSIQPKEDLYDIDKAWKMMNIAKSMQKNCKTTNSLNRNSTKLPCLGSASKEAIRSSSHHILKIQQNETRNEERMGKQKQYGYHCHKREKEKCKSPELEKQKRVVINTQPSERVPSSHSLHFFQPSSSANVQIENSCSRVNDLGPFVKIAQSRCRESSSTANTEGGSCSTSLFGSVLRGSMDFLDPNLEAGVNKLDIPEARTRLKKSCSKSKDRKDDNAKSEIQALVKLNLKLLSQDKRLGVVIFKEIARLATHTILAAYGFQHSKSSIHSFPSPVCSHSNDINLQHKSTLMPNSCRECFYVFVKNVVSSIMVEKGLARSS; translated from the exons atggcGGGTGACTCAACAACCGAGTTCCCATCTCCTTCCCCAAACAAACGCCTCAAAACCTCATCCAAATCAATCATCGAAGACGAACCCGGTAATCATCATCAACCAGAACAACAACGACAACAACAAGCAGCGGACGATGATGATTCAGATCCGGAGATATGCGGGATATGCTTATCGGACGGTGGACGAAGAGCAGTCAGGGGCAAAATCAACAGCTGCGATCATTTCTTCTGTTTCGTTTGTATCATGGAATGGGCTAAGGTGGAGTCCCGTTGCCCTATGTGCAAACGCAGGTTCACCATCATTCATAGACCGCCCAAGGAAGGTGTCTTTGCTTCCCAACGCCTCGTTAACATCCCTCAACGAGATCAG GTTTACCATCTCTCTGGAAATGCAACATCTGGGCCTTCTGATCCCTATTCAGAAGTTAAATGTAGCATGTGCCATGGTATGACCGACGAAAGTCTTCTACTGCTTTGTGATCTCTGTGACTCTGCTGCTCATACATACTGTGTTGGCTTGGGTGCGACTGTACCTGATGGTGACTGGTTTTGTCATGATTGTGCTCTTTCTAGGTCCGAACATGAGAAAACTGATGTTGACACTGAAACTGACAATCATATGATCGCTGCTAACTATAATGTACAATTACCATCTGAGGAAGATGTTTCAATTTTCGATATAGTTCGAGATTCAAATATCACACCACTTGAAGGACATAATGCAAGTGTGTCTTCATGTTCTAATCATTCACCGCCTAGTATCATCCCTCGATGTGAAAGCAGTGGGGCAGATGAAGTGAGTCGTCCTAGTAGGAATACTGTGGGTAAATCAACTGAATCAGGTGCAAGAACATTGCGTCGTTGTCGCAATGTACAAAGCCGTATACAGGTTCTTCGTGAAAATTGGCGTGCACTGCAAAATAGATCATTAAGTTTCTCTTCTCGTATGGCTGAATCTGGTGGTGGAAATTGTGGGAAAGGTAAGGTTGCTGCAGTATGTAATCCTGGATCAAGTGAATCACAACCGTCCATTTCAACAAGTCAACAATCAACTTCTCGAGACAGTTCTATTCAGCCTAAGGAAGATTTGTATGATATTGATAAGGCATGGAAAATGATGAATATTGCAAAGTCAATGCAAAAGAATTGTAAGACAACTAATAGTCTTAACCGGAACTCAACAAAACTCCCTTGCCTCGGAAGTGCTTCAAAAGAGGCAATCAGAAGTTCAAGTCATCATATATTGAAAATTCAGCAAAATGAAACTAGGAATGAGGAAAGAATGGGAAAACAGAAGCAGTATGGGTATCATTGTCACAAGAGGGAAAAGGAAAAGTGCAAATCTCCTGAGTTGGAAAAGCAAAAGAGGGTGGTTATAAATACACAACCCAGTGAGAGAGTTCCTTCTTCTCATTCACTTCATTTTTTTCAACCTTCATCATCTGCAAATGTCCAAATTGAAAACAGTTGCTCTCGTGTAAATGACCTGGGGCCATTTGTGAAAATTGCACAAAGTAGATGTCGAGAATCATCATCAACGGCAAACACGGAGGGTGGATCTTGTTCAACTAGTTTGTTTGGTTCAGTGCTAAGAGGATCTATGGATTTTTTAGATCCCAACTTGGAGGCAGGTGTAAATAAGTTAGATATACCGGAGGCGAGAACAAGGTTGAAGAAGAGTTGTTCTAAAAGCAAGGATAGAAAAGATGATAATGCCAAAAGTGAGATCCAGGCCCTTGTTAAACTCAATCTAAAGCTCCTAAGCCAAGACAAACGATTAG GAGTCGTTATATTCAAGGAGATTGCTAGGCTTGCCACCCATACAATCTTGGCAGCATATGGTTTCCAGCACTCAAAATCCAGTATCCACTCTTTTCCAAGTCCGGTATGTAGCCATAGCAATGATATTAACCTGCAACATAAATCTACTTTGATGCCGAATTCTTGTCGAGAATGTTTTTATGTCTTTGTAAAGAATGTTGTTAGCTCCATTATGGTTGAGAAAGGTCTGGCTAGGTCATCATAA